DNA from Drosophila suzukii chromosome 2R, CBGP_Dsuzu_IsoJpt1.0, whole genome shotgun sequence:
AGAGAGTTAGATACTGCTTATCCCCAGGATAGCTTGAGAGTTTTTCGGGGCCTGAGGTGTTCCATTGTTCCACGCTCCACTGGGGTTATTCATCAATCTCTGGTACTGCTTCTGGGATTGCTCATGTCTAGGTGTGATGTGATCGCCATCACTCATTTATAACTGCCAAGTATCTGGCAGATACATTTTCGTTTGTCATCTGTATGAGCTGCCATTAAAATTCGAACATGTCTTGTTCCATGTTCAGCTCGAACTTTAATTGCATATGCTAATTCTGAGGAGGTTTTCCATTTCGAAGCAAGGTCAATTTTTGCAATGATCATATAGGTCAACGTTTTGATATTTGTTCGTTGTAAAGTTGAGCAAAATTAACAGACCGAATAATTTTTCTTTTGCCGTCAAAAGAATCAAACCAATCCCTTTTATGTTGCAAAAAGATAGCAAACTaatatttgaatattattatttcttaTCTGCCAAGTAGCATTCGGAATCTGCCTAAAAGGTTACAAAGGTTTACAATTTTATACAAATGCATCTCAGCCGAAAAGTATTCTACACAAATTTTAGAAAAGTAAATAACATCCACATTCggtttttataactttttaatgcgCTTCACATAACaagttaaaaattaaaaataaaataataaaatggtAATATTGAATTGTTATATAGATAATAATATTTTGCATAGGTAATATAGTTTGttttatacatatgtatttcaaCCTGGTAAAAGTTTTCCAATCgattaaactttaaaagtcTACAGTTCCTTGATGTCCCATATTCAAAACCAGCCGATAAAGCTaaacattataaaaatttggaaatatcatttcatgtttgtgatgtatttttagaaaaactaGATAAAAGAAACAGCACcttatttcatttcatttgtCGTTGTTGTATACATCCTAAACTTTTTAGCCTTCAGCTAAGGATCGAATTTGGTTCAAGTTTTAGTCCACAAATATTATAAGTCCAAAGAAGTACTAACCAGGATTTGTATCCACTTTACACAATGTATGTAAAATGATCTGTGCATTATGTTCACATTGCATCCGTAAGTCTGTAGCCCACATTAAACAGTACACTTTTCATATGGTGCCTTGCAATGTCGTATAAGGTATAAGCCAAAATCCCATGAGAAATCATTTGTTTACCTTTCCCAAAATAGTTTGACCCAATAAGATGCCCAAATGTGAGTGCCAAATATTAGTTATAAATATGTTTTGGTCCACATTGGCCAACCGTCGCCTGATTGATTTGCCATTTGAATAATTTCCGAAACCGGAGGATTAAACAGCAATAAAACAAAGCGCCGAAATGCGGGAAATCAAGCGAGGTGGCGATGCGGGGAGCGACATAAAAGTGGCTTGCCAAATTTATGCAGAAATGCGAGACACAACAAGTCACAATACAATGTTGTTGGCCCGATGAGCAAACCGCATTAAAGACGGGTCGGACACTCCTCCCACGATTCCATGAGCTGTAGGCTTCGGGCTCTAGCCTCAGATCCACCTAAAAGTCGGACAGCCACGGCGACGGTTATTAATAGACTGTAGCCCGAAAGTTGCACTGCAATCTCGCGATGGCTTAGATGTTTTTCTCGCAGACTGGGCCTGACATTTTGTAATTGTGAATTCCATTAGTTAGAAATTATGGCCGCCAGCGCGGCTAATTGATTCACTTTGTGGCAGTGCGTAGTGCGACTGCAACTGCATCTTTGGATCGGGGGTTCTCTCTTCGGGCTCCAGCTGGTGAATCTTAACTAAAGGTTAACGTGTCGCAGCTCTGAATTATGACCTCGTCGGCATTGCGGCTGCTACATTAATGAGTTTCCACTTCTGTGGCAGGCGCGTCAAATGTCGCTCTGCGAAAGCCACACTCGAAAAAATGTGGCAGGATCATTAGTTAATGAAGACATCAGTTCTTTAAAGATTGTGTCTCATTTGTACGCAATTTGTGAAGAAGAATAGGAATATGGCAGATAATTAGccaatttattgaaaaggagaaaaaagaatgaaagaAATACTTAATATGAAATGTTATTATACCTAAGGCTCATCAAGTTATTTGGTTGTTAGTTATTTTTTAACCAAATTTTTAAAACGCTTCAAACATTCAACCACACAAAGGTACATAGTTCTCTAggaaatatatatgtaatattcTATAGTATCTAATGCTTTCTAATgttgatttaaatattaccataacatatgatgaaattaaatgtttcTGCATTTTTGTAGTATATTCAAATAGgcagatatttatttttaccatttcattttgttatCAGTGCATTTTAATTAGAAATGGTGTTGTGATTTTGATTCCGGAAGTCTTAGAAAAGTCTTTCAACTAAATGGATTTTATTTTAGCAACTATTTATTATGTTCTTGCTCTAGCCACTGTTATGGTTTTGTAAACtacaattaaaaattcatttaaaatttagaCAACTTTCCACGTATTCCTCGAAGTGCATACTTGTAGTATTACCTGATTCCGCGGGATTTAAACCAACTCACCGACTGGGGAGCCACAAAGAATCAATTTATTAACACGTTGCCCGAGAGCCTGGCCATTTGGCAAGTGGAACTGGAAATTGGAACTGGGCGGGCCAAGGCAAATGCCAAAATGCAACTTCTGCCGCAGTGTTGCTGCCTCTGTTGCTGAGTTGCGAAATTGCTGGAAATTATTATTGAATTCTTTTTGTCTTACCGTTTTCAGTTTGCTATTTGCCATAAATGTTAGCCGCTTCTCAAAGGCCCAGGCACAGAGGTGCCCACCCACTGTAACAGAAATCCAGAGCCACAGATCTCTTGGAATTTGCATAGAAGTCAGGTGGAGCAGTCGGCCGTTACCATTTCTGCACCTTTCGCCTGCCACAATTGTGTGCCGCAGCGCCAAATTGTGACAAATTTTATTAGCTGCTGCACCTTGGTAACAGAACCCACGCGACTCACATGTGTGTTCATGATGCTATCTGCATTGTAAACATGACATGTTACCTGCTCCACACTTCTAAATGGCCATTTGAAATGCAAATCTGCGGTTCAATAAACTCCAAAACTTGAACTGCTACTTTCTACTGACCTCAAAAAACTGAGAATAGCATCTGGCATTGCATAATGTCTTTGTCTGCTGATCTGAGGTGGAGAAATGTGTTCAGCTGGTCTTCTAACGGATTGCTATAAAATGCGCAGAATCTTTCCCAAACGCTTAGTATTAGCATAAATCATGTTCGCATTGGTAAGTAGCGCTTAGCTCATGAATAGCCAAGTGACTCCACTTTATgttcttccattttttttttgggacttCCAGCTATTGATCTTGGCTTGCTGCCAACTGTGGAGTTGGCCCGCTGAGTGTGCTGCCATTAATGAACCAGTGCCAATCCTCAAATCAGTGGCCAAACAACTCAGCTCGGGCACCTACTTATTTATGTACGAGAGCGGCGATGGAAGCTATCGCGAGGAGCTGGGCCTTGTGGATTCCGATACGATTCCTGCCGATGGCAGTCTGAAGGTTTCCGGTGTTTATGGCTATATCGATGACAGGGGTCAGGAGCTGCAGGTCAGATATAAGGCGAATCAGAATGGTTTCTTGCCACATGTGAGGTACGTTTCTGTGGGGAAGGCTATAAACAAATCGCCATAGAGCCATTATCTTTGATGGGCACACATTCTTGAAAATGTTAGCCAGACAATTACCAATGCAAAAAGCCGATCCAGGCGCGAATACCCAGCTTTGGGCTACAAGGAGCGGCACACAGTAAATAAGTTATATAACTATTATTTTACCTATTTAATCGATATACTGATCAAAAATCTTCAAAGTGGAATTATTACCAGAGATTCCGAGCCTTCATGCTTGGAATAAAGTTCAGGTTTTATCTAGAAGTCTTCATCTTTATATTATAAATTCATacaaaaattctttaaaactAGTTTAAGgcaattatttaaaaaaatttcaacttTAACGAACTTGTTAcacttttaataaatataaataagtaTGTTATTTACAAATTTGAATTTACAAAAACATATAATACCAAATTAATAAAGTGCTCTAAATTTTTATGGATGCAAATTATTGTTTTCTGTGTCTGGTCCAGCAGCTGTATCTGAAATCGCTTGCTCATCGCTGGGATATTTAATTTGCTGCAGATTCGAAATTAGTTAAGCTGTCAAAGTTATAAATTGTGGCAGCAGCGCCGATTGCCCTTTGCCAAATCCCAGCCAAATGTCGTTCGGTGCAGCGAAATGAATTTGTGTTTATCACCCCATGAAATGAGTAGCGAAAAAAACACGATCGTTACTATCTAGCCCCGGAACTACCGATGATTGAATTAATAGCGCCGCCATGTAAATGAATTTGCTGATGCACCCCATTGAGATTCTGATTCGAGCCATTTGTCAGCCGAAGATGTTCGATCGATAGTTATAGATAAAGTTAGGTAGATAGATATATGTACGAGTGCCCTGGGCTAGGGGCTACACCCCAGTGCAGATCATAATATAAATTGCATCAAAGCTGACATTTTACACATTTCTGGGATTGGTGTGAATATGGCGGTGCAAAGTGTGAGGTGCGACTGATTAATCGCGACACCTGGCGAGTGGGTGAAGCCGTGCAAGTTATGCAGTTGCAGAGGCCGTTAATGTAGCCGCCGATCGGTGTCATCAATCGCCGGCGTCATCGGCCCGATCTGACTCAGATCGGTCCAATATAGTGACACATATTCAAGGCCCTGCTCTGATAACTGACCCATCGGAGGCCTTGACATTTAAAGCCAGCCGCATTTCGGAGTTTGCGGACGTAGAGTCCACATAAAACGGGATGCAAACATGTTTAGCATGTTTAAGCGAAAGAGCCGAAAGAGCTGGATGTGGTCGAAATACTGATGCAGGAGTGTGTGGCTATAAAAGCCAACTGACCGATCCACTTTGAGTTCACACGCGCTTTAACTCTCGCTTTCTACGCTCCAAAAATCGCAAAAATGTGCAAAATCGTAAGTGAAGGCAATAAAGGATAGGGGACATCAAAAAAGACTTATGGATAAAGAGAAAACTAAAAGATACAAATGTCCTTGATCATTTATTAACTAAAAGTGGGAAGTGAAGAAAAAAATGGATAAGGATTGTATAAGACCAGCTCTCTGATACattaatatttcatttaagTTGATAATTTGATAAGTAAAAGTGGGAAGTGAAGAAAAAATGGATGAAGATTGTATAAGACCAGTTCTCTGATAATTTGATATTTCATTTAAGTCATTCATTTTTCAAATTGATAAGTAAAAGTGGGAAGtggaaaaataaattcataagCTTTATATAATATAGGACCATCTTTTTatgaaattagtttttatttatgtgataaaagtttttttttacaataaaGTGTAACGAGTGATAGGGGTAGTCCCTtgctttttatacccgttactcgtagagtaaaagggtatactagattcgtcggaaattatgtaacaggcagaaggaagcgtttccgaccccacaaagtatatatattcttgatcaggatcactagccgagtcgatctagccatgtccgtctgtccgtctgtccgtctgtccggatgaacgctgagatctcggaaactatgggagctaggctattgagatttggcgtgcagattcctgagcttcttaggcagcgcaagtttgtttcagcacagtgccacgcccactctaacgcccacaaaccgcccaaaactgtggctcctacagttttgatgctagaataaaaattttaactgaaatgtattgttttcatcaatacctatcgattgacccaaaaaaaagtttgccacgcccactttaacgcccacaaaccgcgaaaacctgtaacgcccatgctagataaaaaattttaactgaaatgtattggtctcgtcgatacctatcgattgatccaaaaaatttgccacgcccactctaacgcccataacgcttaaatctgtataccgccggtaggtggcgcattttaatctctctttgttgcttgcatatctccatatagctgagtaacgggtatctgatagtcgaggtactcgactatagcgttcttccttgttaaaatataataaacacGCTAATTTCCTGATCTTTTATAGCTTCCTCTTTTCGTCCTGGCTGTGGTGGCCGCCTGTTGTCATGGTCTTCCCG
Protein-coding regions in this window:
- the Cpr47Ed gene encoding endocuticle structural glycoprotein SgAbd-9, with the protein product MFALLLILACCQLWSWPAECAAINEPVPILKSVAKQLSSGTYLFMYESGDGSYREELGLVDSDTIPADGSLKVSGVYGYIDDRGQELQVRYKANQNGFLPHVRYVSVGKAINKSP